A region of Brevundimonas sp. NIBR10 DNA encodes the following proteins:
- a CDS encoding SDR family oxidoreductase, with product MTDNITGKTIVITGASSGMGAAAARHLAAKGANVVLGARRTDRIEALVAEISAAGGKAIAVATDVTERDDLKRLVDAAIETYGRIDVIINNAGVMPLSPLERVKVDEWNQMIDVNLKGVLYGVAATLPHMIAQKSGHIINVSSVAGHKLFGGSAVYSATKFAVRALSEGLRQEMAPHNIRTTIISPGAVKTELLDHISETDVQKANQDYVAEIGVPAETLARLVAFAINEPEDVGINEILFRPTAQKL from the coding sequence ATGACCGACAACATCACAGGCAAGACCATCGTCATCACCGGCGCGTCCTCCGGCATGGGTGCGGCGGCGGCCCGCCACCTGGCTGCGAAGGGCGCCAACGTCGTCCTCGGCGCGCGGCGCACCGATCGCATCGAGGCCCTCGTGGCCGAGATCTCCGCCGCAGGCGGCAAGGCCATCGCCGTGGCGACCGACGTGACGGAGCGCGATGACCTGAAGCGTCTGGTTGATGCGGCGATCGAGACCTATGGGCGGATCGACGTGATCATCAACAACGCCGGCGTCATGCCCCTGTCGCCGCTGGAGCGGGTCAAGGTCGACGAATGGAACCAGATGATCGACGTCAACCTGAAGGGCGTCCTCTACGGCGTCGCCGCCACCCTGCCCCACATGATCGCCCAGAAGTCCGGCCACATCATCAACGTATCGTCCGTCGCGGGCCACAAGCTGTTCGGCGGTTCGGCGGTCTATTCCGCGACCAAGTTCGCGGTGCGCGCCTTATCGGAAGGTCTCCGCCAGGAGATGGCGCCCCACAACATCCGAACCACGATCATCTCGCCGGGTGCGGTGAAGACAGAACTCCTCGACCACATCAGCGAGACCGACGTTCAGAAGGCCAATCAGGACTATGTCGCCGAGATCGGCGTGCCCGCCGAAACCCTGGCCCGGCTGGTCGCCTTCGCCATCAACGAGCCCGAGGATGTGGGCATCAACGAAATCCTGTTCCGACCCACCGCCCAAAAACTCTGA
- a CDS encoding cupin domain-containing protein, translating into MIGSVLSATAALLGTETLTQSQEGAPAMEITREADQTTIEGPAEWFTGRVTISGQFQREAPSRVGGAIVRFEPGARTAWHVHPLGQTLIVTEGVGWTQIEGGPKLEFHAGDILWCPPEHKHWHGARPHEAMTHIAIQESQNGSPVTWLEHVTDEQYLADTSAGEAEADQ; encoded by the coding sequence TTGATCGGTTCAGTTCTCTCAGCCACGGCCGCCCTGTTGGGCACCGAAACCCTCACGCAGTCGCAAGAAGGCGCTCCCGCCATGGAAATCACCCGCGAGGCCGACCAGACCACCATCGAAGGTCCGGCCGAATGGTTCACCGGTCGCGTCACCATCAGCGGCCAGTTTCAGCGCGAGGCACCCTCGCGTGTCGGCGGCGCCATCGTCCGCTTCGAGCCCGGAGCCCGCACGGCCTGGCACGTGCATCCGCTGGGCCAGACCCTGATCGTCACCGAAGGCGTTGGCTGGACCCAGATCGAGGGCGGCCCGAAGCTGGAGTTCCACGCCGGCGACATCCTGTGGTGCCCACCCGAACACAAGCACTGGCACGGGGCCAGGCCGCACGAGGCCATGACCCACATCGCCATCCAGGAAAGCCAGAACGGCTCGCCCGTCACCTGGCTGGAGCATGTGACCGACGAACAGTATCTCGCCGACACGTCGGCCGGCGAAGCAGAGGCAGATCAATGA
- a CDS encoding alpha/beta hydrolase produces the protein MTPTSPDLQTRPSPAMDRRGLMKLTGAGVTALAAASLLPTSDAKAQTMTSDWDKVFPRNDAVDHQKVSFSNRYGITLSGDLYRPKGRDGQRLAALAVGGPFGAVKEQSSGLYAQTMAARGFVALAFDPSFTGESGGQPRNVASPDINTEDFMAAVDFLGLHPSVDQERIGVIGICGWGGMALNAVAADKRVKAVASSTMYDISRVSARGYNDSVTPEQRAQSLEQMSRQRWEDARNGSPAYGPASNELKGGEPQFMVDYHAYYMTPRGYHARAVNSGNAWTQTNPLSFMNMPLLTYIAEISPRPILLIHGENAHSRYMSETAFGAAAEPKELLIVPGASHVDLYDRVDVIPFDRLTRFFEEHLA, from the coding sequence ATGACCCCGACTTCCCCCGACCTTCAGACCCGGCCGTCCCCCGCGATGGACCGTCGCGGCCTGATGAAACTGACCGGCGCCGGCGTGACCGCCCTGGCCGCCGCCTCCCTCCTCCCCACCTCCGATGCAAAGGCGCAAACCATGACCAGCGACTGGGACAAGGTGTTCCCCCGCAACGATGCCGTCGACCACCAGAAGGTCAGCTTCTCCAACCGCTACGGCATCACTCTGAGCGGCGATCTGTATCGACCCAAGGGGCGCGACGGCCAACGTCTGGCGGCCCTCGCGGTCGGCGGGCCGTTCGGTGCGGTCAAGGAACAGTCGTCGGGTCTCTATGCCCAGACCATGGCGGCGCGGGGCTTCGTGGCCCTGGCGTTCGATCCGTCGTTCACCGGCGAAAGCGGCGGACAGCCGCGCAACGTCGCATCGCCCGACATCAACACCGAAGACTTCATGGCGGCGGTGGACTTCCTCGGCCTGCACCCGTCGGTCGATCAGGAGCGGATCGGCGTGATCGGCATCTGCGGCTGGGGCGGCATGGCGCTGAACGCCGTCGCGGCCGACAAGCGCGTCAAGGCCGTCGCGAGCAGCACCATGTATGACATCAGTCGCGTGTCGGCGCGCGGATACAACGACAGTGTCACGCCCGAACAGCGGGCGCAGTCGCTGGAGCAGATGAGCCGCCAGCGCTGGGAGGATGCGCGCAACGGCAGCCCTGCCTACGGCCCTGCATCAAATGAACTGAAGGGCGGCGAGCCGCAGTTCATGGTCGACTACCACGCCTACTATATGACGCCGCGCGGCTATCATGCGCGGGCGGTCAACTCGGGCAATGCCTGGACGCAGACCAACCCGCTGTCCTTCATGAATATGCCGCTGCTCACCTACATCGCCGAGATTTCCCCGCGACCGATCCTGCTGATCCACGGCGAGAACGCCCACTCTCGCTATATGAGCGAGACGGCCTTCGGGGCGGCGGCGGAGCCGAAGGAACTCCTGATCGTCCCCGGCGCCAGCCACGTCGACCTCTATGACCGCGTCGACGTTATCCCGTTCGACCGGCTGACGCGCTTCTTCGAGGAGCACCTGGCTTGA
- a CDS encoding MFS transporter, whose translation MLAAAAPTSEATTPTAAWGAVLSMALCVALLIASEFMPVSLLTPMAEGLGASVGQTGQAISISGLFAIVASLAVTTVAGRLNRKWVLIAMTGLMAISLVLVAAAPNFEVLMVGRALLGLCIGGFWALATSVIMRLVPASDVPRALALMYGGQAIAAAFAAPIGSYLGGLFGWREVFWALTPIVVANLVWHVVALPSLPARGRRGIGDMLDLLRRRYFLTGLIASMLSWGSAFTLFTYLRPFLEQVTGVGVTGLSILLLALGCAGFLGTWASSRFITGDVSRVLRLPALVMGAVTAGLLAFGGWPIAVGLLLVVWGAMNTAMSVIWMTWMSQNAEDAPEAAGGLMVAAVQASILLGAVVGGLLLDHLSINAVLIASVTLAVTAVLIVRDGRTLLKPR comes from the coding sequence ATGCTCGCCGCCGCAGCACCGACATCCGAAGCCACGACGCCGACCGCCGCCTGGGGCGCGGTGCTGTCGATGGCGCTGTGCGTCGCGTTGCTCATCGCGTCGGAGTTCATGCCGGTCAGCCTGTTGACGCCCATGGCCGAGGGTCTGGGCGCCTCCGTCGGGCAGACCGGTCAGGCTATCTCGATCAGCGGCCTGTTCGCCATCGTCGCCAGCCTGGCGGTCACCACCGTGGCGGGACGCCTGAACCGCAAATGGGTCCTGATCGCGATGACGGGTTTGATGGCGATCTCGCTGGTGCTGGTCGCCGCCGCGCCGAACTTCGAGGTCCTGATGGTCGGACGCGCCCTGCTCGGTCTCTGCATCGGCGGCTTCTGGGCGCTGGCGACCTCTGTCATCATGAGGCTGGTCCCGGCGTCGGACGTGCCGCGCGCCCTGGCCCTGATGTATGGCGGTCAGGCCATCGCCGCCGCCTTCGCCGCGCCGATCGGCAGCTATCTCGGCGGCCTGTTCGGCTGGCGCGAGGTCTTCTGGGCCTTGACCCCGATCGTGGTCGCCAATCTCGTCTGGCACGTCGTCGCACTGCCGTCGCTGCCCGCCCGTGGACGGCGGGGGATCGGCGATATGCTGGACCTACTGCGTCGCCGATATTTCCTGACCGGCCTGATCGCCTCGATGCTGTCCTGGGGCTCGGCCTTCACCCTGTTCACCTATCTGCGGCCCTTCCTCGAACAGGTGACGGGCGTGGGCGTCACCGGCCTGTCGATCCTGCTTCTCGCGCTCGGCTGCGCCGGCTTCCTCGGCACCTGGGCCTCAAGCCGCTTCATCACCGGCGACGTCTCCAGAGTTCTGCGTCTGCCGGCCCTGGTGATGGGCGCGGTCACCGCAGGACTGTTGGCTTTCGGCGGCTGGCCGATCGCCGTTGGTCTCCTCTTGGTCGTCTGGGGCGCGATGAACACCGCCATGTCGGTGATCTGGATGACCTGGATGTCCCAGAACGCCGAGGACGCGCCCGAAGCCGCAGGCGGCCTGATGGTCGCCGCCGTCCAGGCCTCGATCCTGTTGGGCGCCGTCGTCGGCGGCCTGCTGCTGGATCACCTGTCCATCAACGCCGTGCTGATCGCTAGCGTCACCCTCGCCGTCACCGCGGTCCTGATCGTCCGCGACGGCCGCACCCTCCTGAAACCCCGCTGA
- a CDS encoding LysR family transcriptional regulator, with amino-acid sequence MAGPDLNQLTWFQIVAEERSFTKAAARIGVAQSTLSHAIRQLEARLGIRLLTRTTRSVAPTAAGERLLQTITPRLAEIEQAIESLTSVRDRPAGSIRLTLSDHALESVVWPKLKPVLAAYPDIKVELILDSTFRNIVEERFDAGVRLGESVEKDMIAVRIGPDWRLVAVASPGYLAERGRPVHPKDLVAHSCINMRHESAGSLYAWEFERDGQALRVRVDGQVTFNNSYAMIEAAVSGLGIAYVPDDIVASHLASGALELVLDDWSPMFEGYFLYYPSRRQNLAAFQIVVDSLRYRDS; translated from the coding sequence ATGGCCGGACCAGACCTGAACCAGTTGACCTGGTTCCAGATCGTTGCCGAGGAGCGCAGCTTCACAAAGGCCGCCGCCCGGATCGGTGTGGCCCAGTCCACGCTCAGCCATGCCATCCGTCAGCTTGAGGCGCGTCTGGGCATCCGGTTGCTGACCCGCACGACGCGTAGCGTGGCGCCCACGGCGGCGGGCGAGCGTCTGCTGCAAACGATCACCCCGCGCCTGGCCGAGATCGAGCAGGCAATCGAAAGCCTGACCAGCGTGCGGGACAGGCCGGCAGGCTCCATCCGACTGACCCTGTCCGACCACGCTTTGGAAAGCGTGGTGTGGCCCAAACTCAAACCGGTCCTCGCCGCCTATCCCGACATCAAGGTCGAACTGATCCTCGACAGCACCTTCCGGAATATCGTCGAGGAGCGGTTCGATGCCGGCGTCCGGCTCGGCGAAAGCGTCGAGAAGGACATGATCGCCGTGCGCATCGGCCCCGACTGGCGGCTCGTCGCCGTCGCCTCACCCGGCTACCTGGCCGAACGCGGCAGGCCGGTTCATCCCAAGGACCTTGTCGCCCATTCGTGCATCAACATGCGCCACGAGTCGGCGGGCAGCCTCTACGCCTGGGAGTTCGAGAGGGACGGTCAGGCCTTGCGCGTCCGCGTCGACGGCCAGGTCACCTTCAACAACTCCTATGCCATGATCGAAGCCGCCGTCAGCGGGCTGGGGATCGCCTATGTGCCCGACGACATCGTCGCGTCCCATCTGGCGTCAGGCGCGCTGGAACTGGTTCTGGACGACTGGTCCCCAATGTTCGAAGGCTATTTCCTCTACTACCCAAGCCGTCGTCAGAACCTTGCTGCCTTCCAAATCGTCGTGGACTCACTGCGGTATCGGGACAGTTGA
- a CDS encoding hemerythrin domain-containing protein, translating to MAQSYEEMDAVALLKADHRKVEEIFEAFEKATNSSKKQTLANQACLELKVHTAIEEEIFYPACRGKIEEDLLNEAYVEHDSAKLLINEIEAMSPDEDFYDAKVKVLSEAIEHHVEEEEKRAEGMFAQARAAGLDMDALADAMRARKATAMEEFQAGKPAVTLTMEGDDTEKAMMTRSDDAPAAPN from the coding sequence ATGGCCCAGTCATACGAAGAGATGGATGCCGTCGCCCTGCTGAAGGCGGATCACCGCAAGGTCGAGGAAATTTTCGAAGCCTTCGAGAAGGCCACCAACTCGTCGAAGAAGCAGACCCTGGCCAACCAGGCCTGTCTGGAGCTGAAGGTCCACACCGCGATCGAAGAGGAGATCTTCTATCCGGCCTGTCGCGGCAAGATCGAGGAGGACCTTCTGAATGAAGCCTATGTCGAACATGACAGCGCCAAGCTGCTGATCAACGAAATCGAGGCGATGAGCCCCGACGAGGACTTCTACGACGCCAAGGTCAAGGTGCTGTCCGAAGCGATCGAGCACCACGTCGAGGAAGAGGAAAAGCGCGCCGAAGGCATGTTCGCCCAGGCCCGCGCCGCCGGCCTCGACATGGACGCCCTGGCTGACGCCATGCGGGCCCGCAAGGCCACCGCCATGGAAGAGTTCCAGGCCGGCAAGCCCGCCGTCACCCTGACGATGGAGGGCGACGACACCGAAAAGGCCATGATGACCCGGTCTGACGACGCGCCAGCCGCGCCGAACTGA
- a CDS encoding alkaline phosphatase family protein, with protein sequence MNLAPLIAAALVATLPVAVQAQTPREASAPVQPALIVTIVIDQFSANLFNQYRGRFSGGLKTLADQGVVYVNGYQAQGVTTTCPGHSTVLTGAFPTHTGIPANEWIDPATGQEAYCLAAPKNTIADGSAGENGPVGPDNMRVTTMADWLKAKSPTSRVYAVSGKDRGAITLAGHRPDGAFWLAEGFGMTTYLEPGQTAAERLAPIAEFNAAYVSHFKATPVTTWTVRHPACLEMAGTSTISGQTFTAGLPPMNYSLENSPALDETTLAAASDLLDRQQLGRRGVTDMLGVSLSGTDKIGHGYGTQGPEMCEQMMRLDAALGDFLGQLTEVPGGVVVVLTADHGGSDFPERMSDRGAVAGRYDPTLLPRINEKLMAQFSLAAPPLQSGGTGFIVADAERVSLAEPLRSQVIAAAVPLLNAEPNIVLAVPRDELLAEPMPARDADPEELTVRERLRLSAVQGRGADILRAYAPNLTSGARIGGSIASHGSPWDYDRRVPIIFWSPGGQAQERFWPIRTVDIAPSLAHLVGLTPPAEIDGRCLHLFDEAPCPVAP encoded by the coding sequence TTGAACCTCGCGCCACTGATCGCCGCTGCCCTGGTCGCAACCCTGCCGGTCGCGGTTCAGGCCCAGACGCCGCGCGAGGCATCGGCACCGGTTCAACCCGCTCTCATCGTGACGATCGTCATCGATCAGTTCAGCGCCAATCTATTCAACCAGTATCGCGGTCGATTCAGCGGTGGTCTGAAAACCCTCGCCGATCAGGGCGTGGTCTATGTCAACGGCTATCAGGCCCAGGGCGTGACCACGACCTGCCCCGGTCATTCGACCGTCCTGACTGGTGCCTTCCCGACCCATACGGGCATCCCCGCCAACGAATGGATCGACCCTGCGACGGGTCAGGAGGCCTATTGCCTGGCGGCGCCGAAGAACACGATCGCCGACGGCTCGGCGGGCGAGAACGGTCCGGTCGGTCCCGACAACATGCGCGTCACCACCATGGCCGACTGGTTGAAGGCGAAGAGCCCGACCAGCCGTGTCTATGCCGTCTCGGGCAAGGATCGAGGTGCGATTACCCTGGCTGGCCACAGGCCCGACGGCGCTTTCTGGCTGGCCGAAGGCTTCGGCATGACCACCTATCTCGAACCGGGCCAGACGGCGGCGGAGCGCCTGGCTCCCATCGCCGAGTTCAACGCAGCCTATGTATCGCACTTCAAGGCCACGCCGGTGACGACCTGGACCGTGCGGCATCCGGCCTGTCTGGAGATGGCCGGGACATCAACGATCAGCGGCCAGACCTTCACCGCCGGCCTGCCGCCGATGAACTATTCGCTGGAGAACTCGCCGGCCTTGGATGAAACGACCCTAGCGGCCGCCTCCGACCTGCTGGATCGTCAGCAACTGGGCCGTCGTGGCGTCACCGACATGCTCGGCGTCAGCCTGTCGGGCACGGACAAGATCGGCCACGGCTATGGCACCCAGGGGCCGGAGATGTGCGAGCAGATGATGCGCCTGGATGCCGCGCTCGGCGACTTCCTTGGCCAGCTGACCGAGGTTCCCGGCGGTGTGGTCGTCGTCCTGACCGCCGACCACGGCGGCTCGGACTTTCCCGAGCGAATGAGCGACCGGGGCGCGGTCGCCGGCCGATACGACCCGACCCTGCTGCCACGCATCAACGAAAAGCTGATGGCCCAGTTCAGTCTGGCCGCGCCGCCGCTCCAGAGCGGGGGAACCGGTTTCATCGTCGCCGACGCTGAGCGGGTGTCCCTGGCCGAGCCCTTGCGCAGCCAGGTCATCGCCGCCGCCGTGCCGCTGTTGAACGCGGAGCCCAATATCGTCCTTGCGGTACCCCGCGACGAACTGCTGGCCGAACCCATGCCGGCGCGGGACGCCGATCCCGAAGAGCTGACGGTACGCGAGCGCCTGCGCCTCAGCGCCGTACAGGGCAGGGGGGCCGACATCCTGCGCGCCTATGCACCCAACCTGACGTCCGGCGCGCGCATCGGAGGCTCGATCGCCAGTCACGGCTCGCCCTGGGACTATGACCGGCGCGTGCCGATCATCTTCTGGAGCCCCGGAGGTCAGGCGCAGGAACGGTTCTGGCCAATCCGCACCGTCGATATCGCCCCCAGCTTGGCGCATCTGGTCGGCCTGACGCCGCCCGCCGAGATCGATGGGCGCTGCCTGCATCTGTTCGACGAGGCACCCTGTCCCGTCGCGCCGTGA
- the pyk gene encoding pyruvate kinase — MNRARRGRIVATLGPASRAPGMVKQLAQAGVDVFRLNFSHGSHDDHAAALKAVRGAEMALQRPLGVLADLQGPKLRLGRFADVEISVKPGHTMRFDLDPTPGDATRVQMPHPEIFKALRKGMLLLLDDGRVRLRVGDRTDEWADVTVESGSKLSDRKGVAVPEAVIPVSALTPKDREDLAFALRIGVDWVALSFVQKAEDMAELKRLVNGQAACLAKIEKPQALADLGAIMDYSDGVMVARGDLGVELDPEEVPVAQKMIIRAARQRGIPVIVATQMLESMTSAPAPTRAEASDVANAVYEGADALMLSAETASGDYPLESVGIMSRIIERVEKDPLWPSLMDAEHAGMDDIDADALVAAARKAAEAQSTACIVVFTSLGGTARRMSRERPLQPVLALTPNPATARRLALVWGLETRLGKDPASLEDVTDLAVESAVKFDLAQPGQRILVLAGTPFGAPGAANLLRLAHAPAKAAKRSRKT, encoded by the coding sequence ATGAACAGAGCAAGACGCGGTCGCATCGTCGCGACCCTGGGGCCCGCAAGCCGCGCGCCCGGAATGGTGAAGCAACTGGCCCAGGCCGGGGTCGATGTCTTTCGCCTGAACTTCAGCCACGGCTCGCATGACGATCACGCCGCCGCCCTGAAGGCCGTGCGCGGGGCCGAGATGGCGCTGCAGCGTCCGCTGGGCGTGCTGGCCGACCTGCAAGGGCCCAAGCTGCGGCTCGGACGGTTCGCCGATGTCGAGATCTCGGTCAAGCCCGGCCACACCATGCGGTTCGACCTGGACCCCACGCCCGGCGACGCGACACGGGTGCAGATGCCGCATCCGGAGATCTTCAAGGCCCTGAGGAAGGGGATGCTGCTGCTGCTCGACGACGGCCGGGTCCGGCTGCGCGTCGGCGATCGTACCGACGAATGGGCCGACGTCACGGTCGAGAGCGGCTCCAAGCTCAGTGACCGCAAGGGCGTGGCGGTGCCGGAGGCGGTGATCCCGGTCTCGGCCCTGACGCCCAAGGACCGCGAGGACCTGGCCTTCGCCCTGCGGATCGGCGTCGACTGGGTCGCGCTCAGCTTCGTCCAGAAGGCCGAGGACATGGCCGAGCTGAAGCGGCTGGTGAACGGTCAGGCGGCCTGTCTGGCCAAGATCGAAAAACCCCAGGCCCTGGCCGACCTGGGGGCGATCATGGACTATTCCGACGGCGTCATGGTCGCGCGCGGCGACCTGGGCGTCGAGCTCGACCCCGAAGAGGTGCCGGTCGCGCAGAAGATGATCATCCGCGCCGCCCGTCAGCGCGGCATCCCGGTCATCGTGGCGACCCAGATGCTGGAGTCGATGACCTCGGCCCCGGCCCCGACCCGGGCCGAGGCGTCGGACGTGGCCAATGCGGTCTATGAAGGTGCCGACGCCCTGATGCTGTCGGCCGAGACGGCGTCGGGCGACTATCCGCTGGAATCGGTCGGCATCATGAGCCGGATCATCGAGCGGGTGGAGAAGGACCCGCTGTGGCCCAGCCTGATGGACGCCGAACACGCAGGTATGGACGACATCGACGCCGACGCCCTGGTCGCGGCGGCGCGCAAGGCGGCCGAGGCCCAGTCGACGGCCTGTATCGTGGTCTTCACCAGCCTGGGCGGCACGGCGCGGCGGATGTCGCGCGAGCGGCCGCTGCAGCCGGTGCTGGCGCTGACCCCGAACCCTGCGACGGCGCGTCGTCTGGCCCTGGTCTGGGGGTTGGAGACTCGTCTGGGCAAGGATCCCGCCTCGCTGGAGGACGTCACCGATCTGGCCGTCGAAAGCGCGGTCAAGTTCGACCTGGCCCAACCCGGCCAGCGTATCCTGGTGCTCGCCGGAACGCCTTTCGGTGCGCCGGGGGCTGCGAATCTGCTGCGACTGGCCCATGCTCCGGCCAAGGCGGCGAAACGGTCGCGGAAAACCTGA
- a CDS encoding DNA adenine methylase codes for MIKYLGSKRALLPPILEAVNALLPERGVVCDLFSGTARVGHALKGQGHRVWSNDHNAYAHTLATAYVQADREVWADRAAVVLADLAATTPEPGWFTKAFCEDARFFHPDNGARIDAMRDRIEAMGLEPELKAIALVSLMEAADRVDSTAGVHMAYMKSWAPRALKPLMLRMPDLLPAVPGGPCRATHADALDVAGQFDGDLVYLDPPYNQHSYLGNYHCWESLVLWDRPETYGIANKRVDVRTRKSAFNSKPGIGPALEAVVAAIRAPNLIVSFNDEGYLSRDQLVAILSSRGHVRVVEIARPRYVGARIGIHSPKGEKVGTVGRLRNVEYLFVVTERPEELPVAA; via the coding sequence ATGATCAAATATCTGGGGTCGAAGCGTGCGCTGCTGCCCCCGATCCTGGAGGCGGTGAACGCCCTGCTGCCCGAGCGGGGCGTGGTCTGCGACCTGTTCTCCGGCACGGCCCGCGTCGGCCATGCGCTGAAGGGCCAGGGTCATCGGGTATGGTCGAACGACCACAACGCCTATGCCCACACCCTGGCCACCGCCTACGTCCAGGCCGATCGCGAGGTCTGGGCCGACCGCGCCGCCGTAGTCCTCGCCGACCTTGCCGCAACGACCCCCGAGCCCGGCTGGTTCACCAAGGCCTTCTGCGAGGACGCCCGCTTCTTCCATCCCGACAACGGCGCCCGGATCGACGCGATGCGCGACCGGATCGAGGCCATGGGGCTGGAGCCCGAACTCAAGGCCATCGCCCTGGTCTCGCTCATGGAGGCGGCTGACCGTGTGGATTCCACCGCCGGCGTCCACATGGCCTATATGAAGTCTTGGGCCCCGCGCGCTTTGAAGCCGCTGATGTTGCGGATGCCCGACCTGTTGCCGGCCGTGCCCGGCGGTCCATGCCGCGCCACCCACGCCGACGCGCTGGACGTCGCCGGCCAGTTCGACGGCGACCTCGTCTACCTCGACCCGCCGTACAATCAGCACTCCTATCTGGGAAACTACCACTGCTGGGAGAGCCTGGTGCTGTGGGACAGGCCCGAGACCTATGGCATCGCCAACAAGCGGGTCGATGTGCGGACGAGGAAGAGTGCCTTCAACTCCAAGCCCGGTATCGGTCCGGCGCTGGAGGCGGTGGTGGCGGCGATCCGGGCCCCCAATCTGATCGTGTCATTCAACGATGAGGGCTATCTGTCGCGCGATCAGCTGGTCGCCATCCTGTCCTCGCGCGGCCATGTCCGGGTCGTCGAGATCGCCCGGCCTCGCTACGTCGGGGCCCGCATCGGCATTCACAGCCCCAAGGGCGAGAAGGTCGGCACGGTCGGGCGGTTACGGAATGTCGAATACCTGTTCGTGGTCACCGAACGGCCCGAGGAACTGCCGGTCGCGGCCTGA
- a CDS encoding dicarboxylate/amino acid:cation symporter, which translates to MIARFFAIPLWIRTAVGFGLGIVAGLILREQAEVWLQPIGDLYLNLIRMVVAPLVLFTIASSIAKLGEGAGAVRLGVRTIVWFAITSLLAVLVGFAFGHLINPGMGLANLPLGEVKPREIPTPLEVLLGVVPRNPFAALSEGKVLQIIFFSALVGVALVALGERAATARRFVDEGAAIIFRITRWVIQLTPFGVFGLIGSVVGGYGWEALLPLIKFIVAIYAACLFHILVVYSGLLKLHGLKVTAFFRGAFAAQQTAFATSSSLGTLPITLRQTVERLGVPQAYAAFAVPLGANVKMDGCGAIYPAIAAIFIAQYFKIDLTLTQYVLIGLTAVLGSLGTAGVPGTSIVMLTLTLSTAGLPLEGIGYIVAIDRIIDMMRTATNVTGQMLVPVLVAKEEGILNEDIYDGRVAWLPGDPEAEGPAAVPAGGI; encoded by the coding sequence ATGATCGCCCGCTTCTTCGCCATCCCGCTGTGGATCCGCACCGCCGTGGGCTTCGGGCTGGGCATCGTCGCGGGGCTGATCCTGCGCGAACAGGCCGAGGTCTGGCTGCAGCCGATCGGCGACCTGTATCTGAACCTGATCCGCATGGTCGTCGCGCCGCTGGTGCTGTTCACCATCGCCTCGTCGATCGCAAAGCTGGGCGAAGGGGCCGGGGCGGTGCGGCTGGGGGTCAGAACCATCGTCTGGTTCGCGATCACATCCTTGCTGGCCGTGCTGGTCGGGTTCGCCTTCGGGCATCTGATCAACCCAGGGATGGGCCTGGCCAACCTGCCGCTGGGCGAGGTCAAGCCGCGCGAGATTCCCACCCCGCTGGAAGTGCTGCTGGGCGTCGTACCGAGGAATCCGTTCGCGGCCCTTAGCGAAGGCAAGGTGCTGCAGATCATCTTCTTCTCGGCCCTGGTCGGGGTGGCCCTGGTGGCACTGGGCGAGCGGGCGGCGACGGCGCGGCGGTTCGTCGATGAAGGGGCCGCGATCATCTTCCGCATCACCCGCTGGGTGATCCAACTGACGCCGTTCGGGGTCTTCGGCCTGATCGGCTCGGTCGTCGGGGGCTATGGCTGGGAGGCGCTGCTGCCCCTGATCAAATTCATCGTCGCCATCTATGCGGCCTGCCTGTTCCACATCCTGGTGGTCTATTCGGGGCTGCTGAAACTGCACGGGCTGAAGGTCACGGCCTTCTTCCGGGGGGCCTTCGCCGCGCAGCAGACGGCGTTCGCGACCTCGTCCTCGCTTGGCACATTGCCCATTACGCTCCGCCAGACGGTCGAGCGGCTGGGCGTTCCCCAGGCCTATGCGGCCTTCGCCGTGCCGCTGGGCGCCAACGTCAAGATGGACGGGTGCGGGGCCATCTATCCGGCCATCGCGGCCATATTCATCGCCCAGTATTTCAAGATCGACCTGACGCTGACCCAGTACGTCCTGATCGGGCTGACCGCGGTACTCGGGTCGCTGGGGACGGCGGGAGTGCCGGGCACCTCCATCGTCATGCTGACCCTGACATTGTCCACGGCGGGCCTGCCGCTGGAGGGGATCGGCTATATCGTCGCCATCGACCGGATCATCGACATGATGCGCACCGCCACCAATGTGACGGGCCAGATGCTCGTCCCCGTGCTGGTCGCAAAGGAAGAAGGCATCCTGAACGAGGACATCTATGACGGCCGGGTCGCCTGGCTGCCCGGCGATCCCGAGGCCGAGGGGCCTGCGGCGGTGCCGGCCGGAGGCATCTAG